Genomic DNA from Methanofollis sp. W23:
TCGAGCCACGGGACGACGACCTCTATATCGACGAGGTCTCACGCCTCACGCACCGGGTCGACCGGGTGCCGGGCGTCGCCGGCACCTCGCCGCGGGTCCAGGTCGGGGCGACCATCGAGTACAGGGGCACGTCGCTTGCCACTTCAGTCGTCGGGTTCCAGCCGAGCGAGGAACGGGAGGTGACGCAGATCGCCTCCAGGGTCGTGGACGGCGAGTTCCTCTCCGACGGCGACAGGGGCCAGGTCCTCCTCGGCACCCTTCTTGCGGGCAACGAGGACGAGACCAAGGACAAGGTCGACTCGCTGGGCGGGGTGCAGGTCGGCGACACGGTCACGGTCACCTTCGGGAACGGGGTGGCCAGGGACCTACGGGTGAAGGGGATCATCGAGACCCAGGCGGTCGGGGTGGACGCCCAGGCCTATGTGACGACGCAGGAGATCGAGGAGGTCTACGGCATCTCGGACCAGGCCTCTCAGGTGCTGGTCAGGCTGGTCGAGCCCGGCACCGAGGCCGAGATGAAGGTCGCCCTCCTGAGTTACGGCGTCCAGGAGGAGGTCAAGACCTTCAGGGAGAAGGCGCAGGGGTTTGTGAAGGACGCCATCGGGAGCTTCGACATCATCAATGCCATCTCGACCCTGGTCTCCCTGATCATCGCCATCGTCGTCATCTTCATCATCATCTTCATCAACACCGTCAACAAGCGCAAGCAGATCGGGATCCTCAAGGCGATCGGGATCGAACGCCAGGTGATCGTCAACTCGTACGTCGCCCAGGTCGCCTTCATCGCCCTCCTGGGGACGGCGGTCGGGCTCGCCTTCACCGCCGCCCTCTTCCTGTACCTCACCGCCAACCCCCTGGTCTTCCCTGGCGGCGAGGTGCGGCCGGTGGTCGGGGCCTGGATCATCGCCCGGAGTATCCTCGGGCTCTTCGCCGTCTCGCTCGTCGCCGGATACGTCCCGGCATGGCTGACCACCAGGGAGGAGATCCTGGATGCGATCAGGGGGTAGGAGATGATCGTCGTCACCGATCTTGCCAGGACCTATATGATGGGAGCGGTCGCGGTCCGTGCGCTGCGCGGGGTCAGTTTCACCATAGGGAGCGGGGAGTTCGTCGGGATCATGGGGCCGTCGGGCTCTGGCAAGTCGACCCTCCTCCATGCCCTCGGGCTCCTCGACCGCCCGACGGCGGGCACGATCGCGATCGACGGGACCGATGTCCTCGCCCTCTCTGAGAAGCAGAAGACGAGGTTTCGGCTGCATCGTCTGGGCTACGTCTTCCAGGACTATGCCCTCATGCCCGAACTGACTGTGGAGGAGAATGTCTTTCTGCCGGCCCTGGTGGGGGGGATGCACAAGGAGGAGGCGATCAGGATAAGCGGAGAGATCCTGGCCGAAGTGGGGTTATGGGAACGGCGGGGCCACCTCCAGAGCGAACTCTCCGGCGGCGAGCAGCAGCGGGTGGCCATCGCCCGCGCCCTGGTGAACAACCCGTCCATCCTCTTTGCCGATGAACCGTGTGCCAACCTCGACACCGTCACCTCGAAGACGATCCTCGATCTCTTCGAGCGCCTCAACGAGGAACGGGGCCAGACGATCGTGATGGTCACCCACGAGGACTGGCATATCGACTATTTCTGCCGGGTGATCTACCTGAAGGACGGGTTGATCGAGCGGACCGATGAGTGCGTGCCGAGGAGAATGCGGAAGGAGCGGTGAGGAGGAACGCCGGTCCTTCAGTCACACGATATGAGTGAAAAGACCACGATGTCCTGTTCAAGATCTTCACCTCCAGATCCCCGGGATGAAGAGGGGACCGGGAAGGCAGAACCAATGGACATGAAGAGGGAGGGGGCGACGAATTGAACACGATCTCCACCGATTTTCCTGTCTTCATAGGGGAGATCAGGCGGCAAAAAAATTCTCATCCCATATGTCCGAGCCACGGGGTTCATGCCGAATTACCATGAAAATGATCCAGAAGATCCTCTCTTCAGGTTTGCATGAGAGTGTGAACTCGCCATATCCCGTTGAAGCCGATACGCAGAGGATAGAAAATCCCTCTGATGGATCTGCCGCTCCCAATCCTCGAGATTTCCCTGCTGTCTCGCGCCGGGGGAAAACCCCCGGACCCCCCACGACGAAGAGAGCCGAGGGGCGGCACGATGCTCGACTTCGATTCGCTCCTCGTTTGTAAGGATGGGGGTCAAGAACTCATGCCGAATTCTACAGAGCAGAATTATATGAACCCATGATCGGCCTTTCTTCGGTCGATCTCTCCGATTTCAGGACCATACAACCCCTTCACACCGCCCTGATCGTCAGCACAAATTCTTTTTCCGCATCTGTCACCGGGTCCCATGCCCCGACCAGGGAGGCCCTGAAAGTGAAGGTCCCGGTGGAGAGGGGTTCGACCGTCCACTCCTGCGTCCCAGGGAGGGTCTCGTCATCGGTGATGACCAGGCCGTCGCTGAGGTCGGTCTGCCACTGACTTCCGGTGATGGTGTCGTACGGGAGGGTGATGACCACCTGCCCGCCAGAGGCGACGGTGACTGTGTTCCCGTTCTCCTCCTCCCCGACCCTGACCAGGTCAGGGGCGCCGGTGCACCCGGCAGCAGCGAGGGTGAGGACGAGGACCAGGAGCATGATGGGCGTGACCAGAGATTTCATTGACCGGCATCGATCTCGGGAAGTGATAAATGTTGGGCTTCGTGGAGACCCCCAGGGCAGGACTTTCCGGTGGGGGGCGTGCCGTCCCCGACTCTCTCCTGACCAGGGGACCGGGAGGCGGTCACCTCACGGCGGCGGGATATATTTTTGGCCTCTCTCCTCGAATCTGTGAGATACGTTCTCTCACAGCGTCCGGCACGGGGGGGCCTCAAGGTCCGGGGTGCCTGTGAGACCAGAGATCTGAGTGAGGTAAGAGTCGTGGTGAGTTATCGTTTTGCAGACCGGATGTACAAAGCCCCAGAATCATTTATCGAAGAACTCTTCCGTGTCTCGGGAGAACCCGGCGTCATCTCCTTTGCCGGCGGCCTCCCTGACGGTTCTTTCATCGACGTGGCCGGGATCGCCCGTGCGACCCGCGAGGTGATGGAGGAGGAGGGGCAGTGCGCTCTCCAGTATTCGACGACCGACGGCTACCTGCCGCTCCGCGAGTTCATCGCAGAACGCTACCGGAAACGTCTCGGCATCCCGGCCACTGCCTCGGAGATCCAGATCGTCAACGGTTCCCAGCAGTGCCTCGACCTGGTGGCCAAGATCTTCCTCGACCCCGGCGATGTCGTGGGGGTCGAGCGCCCCGGCTACCTTGGGGCCATCGAGGCTTTCTCGATGTACGAGCCTGAGTTCTGTGCCGTCCCCCTCCAGGAGGACGGCCCCGACCTGGAGGCCTTCGAGAGGATGGTCGCCGAGAAGGCCCCCAAGTTCTTCTACGGGATCCCCAATTCCCAGAACCCCTCGGGCCTCACCTACTCACAGGAGACGCGGCAGGCCATCGCCGGGATCCTCGAAGATTCCGGGACCGTCTTTTACGAGGACGACGCCTTCGGAGAACTCTTCTTCGACGGTCAGCCGCGCCTGCCGGTGAAGAAGTACCTCCCTGACGGGGCGCTCATCTCAGGGTCCTTCTCCAAGATCGTCTCGCCAGGGATGCGGATCGGATGGATCTATGCCCCCGCCCCCCTCCTGGAACAGTTCAATGTCGCCAAACAGGCGGCCGACCTCCACTCCAACTTCCTCTGCCAGATGATCCTCCACCGCTACCTCTCCCAGACCGACCTCGACGCCCATGTCAGGAAGGTCTCGGCGATCTATGGCGAGCGCTGCCGGTTGATGTGCGACCTCCTCGACGACCGCTTCCCTGCGGGCGTCACCCACACCACTCCCCGGGGTGGGATGTTCATGCTGGTCACGCTGCCCGAGGGGGTTTCCTCGATGGACGTCTTCTATGCCGGGGTGAAGGAAGGGGTTGCCGTCCTGCCTGGTGTCCCCTTCTATGCAAACGGCGGCGGGGAGAACACCATCCGTCTCAACTTCTCCAATGCCGATGACGCAAGCATCAAAGAGGGAATGGAACGGCTTTCCCGCGTCATCACCTCCTTTGTCTGAGAGAGTGGCCGTGTAAAAATTCTCACCTCTTCCAGGCACAGGCGTGAACCAACCGCCTTCCCACATCGAAGGCGCCGGGGGGAGACCCCCCGGGCCCCTGCATGAAGAGAGGGCGTGGACGGCACAGTTTTCTTCAGATTCATCGGTCCTGCCGTCCTGGTCGGAGGGGGATGTAGGCGGGCGAGTCTCGCCCTTCCCTGGAATGAGCAAGGGGATCTACAGGGCTATTTTTATCATTTTTTATCGTTTACCGGGCGTTATACTCCACAAGATGCACCATGAGAGAGTCTTTTCTCTCGTTTGACCCGCATATTGATTTAATGTGTTTTCACCGCATTTCAAGTAATTAACATGAAAATTATATCTAAAAACCATAAATACGACTAAAAAATATGTAAAAAATAAAGAATAACTATAAATAATAAATCTACATATTCCCTTCATTGTAGCAGACCAGTTTATGATCCCATGACCATACAAGCAATGAAATCAAAACCAATCCTGATCGTCACCCGGACAGCGTGTGCCGGTTCTCCCGGGTCAGGTTCCGCACGATTCGCCCCATTTCCCCGGGGCATATCGAGACCAGAAGAGAGCGCCCCCCCCACTTCAAGGACCTGCAAAATCTCCCGTCCTTGCAGCTCCCGGTCTCTTCCACCAACGACTCCCCCCTCACCAGGGAAGGTGATATTTTGATGAAGACGCTGGATGCCGCGTATGAGGTCCTCCGCCAGGCAGGCAACCCCAGAGACTGCCATGAGATCGCCCGGCAGATGCTTGATCTAAAGATCTGGGAAACAAAGAGCAGAAACCCTGCAAAGATAGTATATAACATATTATATGACGATATCAGTAGATTCGGCGACAACTCCCTATTTTATCGTATCGATGATCGAGCGAGTGAATACTACGGGTTCTTTAATCTGAGGGAAAACCATGTCACTCCCAGGGACCAGGTGCGTCCATTCACCCGTGTCGATGCTGCAGAATATGTGCTGGAGCATTATGGCAAGAACAAACCGATGCACTATGCAGATATCGCAGATATGGCAGAGTGTCTCGATCTGATCCAGAGCAGGGCTCTTGATCCAGGGAAGACGATGTACTCGGCGATCCACCGGGAGGTCAGGAGGATGACCGCACAGGGGCATGTGGCCAGGTTTGAGATCTACAGGGACGGGATGATCGGGCTGCAGCGATGGCATCTCAATCCCCTGACCAGGGTGATTGAAGGCCACAACCACGGGATCAGGGAGGACCTGAAAACACTGGTGGCAGACCTGGATGCAGTGGAATTTAAAAAATTGATTGGCTATGACCTCCTGCCCGCCCTTGGGTTCGAAGACGTGGCCGTCACCCCCTCTCCCCATGAAGGGGAACCCGATATACAGGGCACCCTTATCATAGGGGAGGTGATGAGGATCCAGGTTGCGATGCAGGTCAAGCACTGGAACAAAAAAGAAGTGCAATCTCCAGATATTCAGAAACTCAGGAGTGCCCTGCAGCACCATGAACAGGGCGTGTTCATCACCTTTAGCGACTTCAGCAAAGGTGCAATCGCAGAGGCAAAGGGGCAGGATGAGATGCCGATCACTCTGATCAATGGCGAACAACTGCTCTCGCTCTTTATCGATCACGAGGTCCTGACAAAACAGGTCTCTCGCACGATCATCGATCTCGCCTGACCCTCCTCGCGCTCAATACCCCCCCTCCCCCCGCGATTTCACAGTTCATTCATTGCCGCATGAGAGTGATCGTGACAGGCGCCACAGAGATCTGTTCCCGACCCGGGAGCATGAAGTCCAGGGTGAAGGTCTTCAAGGAGCGACCAGAGTCCTGATCCCCAGGAGCCGACAGGGACAACCCATATCACCCCTCACCCCCCATACCCGGAGCGATGATAGGTGCGCTCCTGACTGAGACCGAGATCGTCCTCGACGCCCAGGCACACCTTGGATGGACCGCCCCGTTCTGGACCGCGGTCTCCTTCACCGGGTCGGCGGCGTTCTTTCTTCTCATCCTCCCCCTGGTCTACTGGTGCGTCAGCCCGCGCCTCGGACTGCGGCTCGGTCTCCTGCTGACGGTCTCGGTCGGGGTCAATACGAGCGCAAAACTGCTCTTCGCCACCCCCAGACCCTACTGGGTGAGCGCCGCGGTGCACCCCCTCGCCACCCACCCCTCTTTCTCGATGCCCTCCGGGCATGCCCAGAACGCCGTCCCCTTCTGGGGACTCCTGGCCGCCTGGACCAGGTGGAAACGGTGGGCCGTGGCCGCGGCAACGGTGCTCATCCTCCTTACCGGGTTTTCGCGGGTCGTCCTCGGCGTCCACTTTCCTGGAGACGTCCTGGCAGGATGGGCGATCGGGGCCATCCTCCTCCTCGGGTTTCTCTGGCTGGAGAGGCCGGTCTCGGCCTGGGCGGCGAGCGCCTCCTGGCCGGCAAAGATCGCCGTCCTCCTCCTCGGGGCGACCGCCCTGGCCGTCCCCGCGGCGACGGCCGTCTTCTTCCTCCAGGCCCCCCTCCCTCCCGCGTGGACCAGGACGGCGGCACATCCCCTCGACCCGTACTCGATGACTCCGGCGCTCCTCGCGGCCGGCGCCCTCCTCGGTACCGGCGCCGGGGCGGCCTGGACCGGGACCGCCTTCCGCACCGGTGGCCGTCTCAGGATGCGGGCCGCCCGCTACCTCCTCGGGATGCTCATTGCCCTCCTCATCACGGCGCCTCTCGTCCTCGTCTCCTGGTGGACAGGCGGTGCGGTGGCCTGGCTCCTCGACCTCGTCCTCCCGGCGGCCCTCGGGTTCTGGATGGCCGGGGGCGCCCCGCGCCTCTTTGCCAGAGCCGGACTCATGGAGCCCGAAGAGGTGAACCCCACGGGTCGCACGTCGTACGATGCGCCGAATCAAACACCTTAAAGAGTACAGCCATCGACTCTCATATTGCGAAAGGAGGGGGACAGGCCTGACTCCTGTCTCTACGACATATGGAAGAGTCTGAACATCTGCACGCACTTGAGATCCTCGAACTCCATGCGGTCAGCATCATCGCCGAGAACCAGCCCGGCGTCCTGCGCGACATCGCCGGGATTATGGCCGCAAACGGAGCAAACGTGGTCACCGTCCAGCAGTCGATCCTGCACTCCGGGGACCACGCGGGAAGAGCGCTCTTTTATTTCGAGGTCGAGTGTGCCGGCGGGATCGGCAAGGTGATCGCCGACCTCGTGGCCGTCCCGACGATGCACCAGGCCACCACCCTCGACACCTTCTCCAAGATCTTTGGGTCCAGGGTGATCATCCTGGGCGGCGGGGCGCAGGTGGCGCAGGTGGCGCTCGGGGCGGTGAACGAGGCCGACCGGCACAACATCAGGGGCGAGCGGATCTCGGTGGACACCATCCCGCTCGTCGGCGAGAAGAACCTGACCGAAGCGGTCGAAGCCGTCGCTCGCCTCCCCAGAGCCTCGATCCTGGTCCTGGCCGGGTCCCTGATGGGAGGGACGATCTCGACGGCGGTCGACCATGTGCGGGCGGCTGGGATCCCGGTCATCGCCCTGAAGATGGCCGGGAGCGTCCCGAGACACGCCGACCTCGTGGTCACCGACCCCATCCAGGCCGGGGTCTTTGCAGTGATGCATATCTCGAAGCGTGCAGTCTTCAATATCGCCCGCGTCCGCGGGCAGGAGTTTTAAGATGGACGAAGCGGTCATCCAGCAGGCGGTCCAGGTGCTCAAGCGCGACGGACTGGTGGTCTACCCAACCGACACGATCTACGGCCTCGGGGCCGATGCACTCTCTGAACTTGCCGTCGAGCGGGTGTACGAGGCGAAGATACGCCCGTCCTCGCTGCCGGTCTCGGTGGCGGTCTGCGACATCGAGATGCTCGGGGCAGTCGCCTGCCTCGACGAGACGGCCGAGGCGTTCGTCGACCGGTTCCTTCCTGGCCCGGTGACGGTGGTGCTGAAGGCCAAGTCATGCCTCCCGCCCGCCCTCACCGGAGGCACCGGGCAGATCGGGGTTCGTATCCCGAACCACCCGGTCGCCCTCGCCCTGATCAGGGAACTCGACGCCCCGATCACGGCGACAAGCGCAAATATCCATGGAGGCCCTGACCCGATCACCCCTGACCAGGTCCATGTCCCCCACGACTTTCTCATCGACGGCGGCGTCCTCCCGGGTACGCCGAGCACCGTCGTCGATCTCGTGCACCGAACGA
This window encodes:
- a CDS encoding protease inhibitor I42 family protein, translating into MKSLVTPIMLLVLVLTLAAAGCTGAPDLVRVGEEENGNTVTVASGGQVVITLPYDTITGSQWQTDLSDGLVITDDETLPGTQEWTVEPLSTGTFTFRASLVGAWDPVTDAEKEFVLTIRAV
- a CDS encoding HTH domain-containing protein, with product MKTLDAAYEVLRQAGNPRDCHEIARQMLDLKIWETKSRNPAKIVYNILYDDISRFGDNSLFYRIDDRASEYYGFFNLRENHVTPRDQVRPFTRVDAAEYVLEHYGKNKPMHYADIADMAECLDLIQSRALDPGKTMYSAIHREVRRMTAQGHVARFEIYRDGMIGLQRWHLNPLTRVIEGHNHGIREDLKTLVADLDAVEFKKLIGYDLLPALGFEDVAVTPSPHEGEPDIQGTLIIGEVMRIQVAMQVKHWNKKEVQSPDIQKLRSALQHHEQGVFITFSDFSKGAIAEAKGQDEMPITLINGEQLLSLFIDHEVLTKQVSRTIIDLA
- a CDS encoding DUF5612 domain-containing protein, translated to MEESEHLHALEILELHAVSIIAENQPGVLRDIAGIMAANGANVVTVQQSILHSGDHAGRALFYFEVECAGGIGKVIADLVAVPTMHQATTLDTFSKIFGSRVIILGGGAQVAQVALGAVNEADRHNIRGERISVDTIPLVGEKNLTEAVEAVARLPRASILVLAGSLMGGTISTAVDHVRAAGIPVIALKMAGSVPRHADLVVTDPIQAGVFAVMHISKRAVFNIARVRGQEF
- a CDS encoding L-threonylcarbamoyladenylate synthase; translated protein: MDEAVIQQAVQVLKRDGLVVYPTDTIYGLGADALSELAVERVYEAKIRPSSLPVSVAVCDIEMLGAVACLDETAEAFVDRFLPGPVTVVLKAKSCLPPALTGGTGQIGVRIPNHPVALALIRELDAPITATSANIHGGPDPITPDQVHVPHDFLIDGGVLPGTPSTVVDLVHRTILRPGAKVEEVGAFLGALE
- a CDS encoding PLP-dependent aminotransferase family protein; the protein is MSYRFADRMYKAPESFIEELFRVSGEPGVISFAGGLPDGSFIDVAGIARATREVMEEEGQCALQYSTTDGYLPLREFIAERYRKRLGIPATASEIQIVNGSQQCLDLVAKIFLDPGDVVGVERPGYLGAIEAFSMYEPEFCAVPLQEDGPDLEAFERMVAEKAPKFFYGIPNSQNPSGLTYSQETRQAIAGILEDSGTVFYEDDAFGELFFDGQPRLPVKKYLPDGALISGSFSKIVSPGMRIGWIYAPAPLLEQFNVAKQAADLHSNFLCQMILHRYLSQTDLDAHVRKVSAIYGERCRLMCDLLDDRFPAGVTHTTPRGGMFMLVTLPEGVSSMDVFYAGVKEGVAVLPGVPFYANGGGENTIRLNFSNADDASIKEGMERLSRVITSFV
- a CDS encoding FtsX-like permease family protein, which codes for MSLSVSLFLAARAVQRGNRWTFLLTVAIIALVFVNLVFLPSIILGVIDIFDRQSVDYTYGDLVIEPRDDDLYIDEVSRLTHRVDRVPGVAGTSPRVQVGATIEYRGTSLATSVVGFQPSEEREVTQIASRVVDGEFLSDGDRGQVLLGTLLAGNEDETKDKVDSLGGVQVGDTVTVTFGNGVARDLRVKGIIETQAVGVDAQAYVTTQEIEEVYGISDQASQVLVRLVEPGTEAEMKVALLSYGVQEEVKTFREKAQGFVKDAIGSFDIINAISTLVSLIIAIVVIFIIIFINTVNKRKQIGILKAIGIERQVIVNSYVAQVAFIALLGTAVGLAFTAALFLYLTANPLVFPGGEVRPVVGAWIIARSILGLFAVSLVAGYVPAWLTTREEILDAIRG
- a CDS encoding phosphatase PAP2 family protein encodes the protein MIGALLTETEIVLDAQAHLGWTAPFWTAVSFTGSAAFFLLILPLVYWCVSPRLGLRLGLLLTVSVGVNTSAKLLFATPRPYWVSAAVHPLATHPSFSMPSGHAQNAVPFWGLLAAWTRWKRWAVAAATVLILLTGFSRVVLGVHFPGDVLAGWAIGAILLLGFLWLERPVSAWAASASWPAKIAVLLLGATALAVPAATAVFFLQAPLPPAWTRTAAHPLDPYSMTPALLAAGALLGTGAGAAWTGTAFRTGGRLRMRAARYLLGMLIALLITAPLVLVSWWTGGAVAWLLDLVLPAALGFWMAGGAPRLFARAGLMEPEEVNPTGRTSYDAPNQTP
- a CDS encoding ABC transporter ATP-binding protein, whose product is MIVVTDLARTYMMGAVAVRALRGVSFTIGSGEFVGIMGPSGSGKSTLLHALGLLDRPTAGTIAIDGTDVLALSEKQKTRFRLHRLGYVFQDYALMPELTVEENVFLPALVGGMHKEEAIRISGEILAEVGLWERRGHLQSELSGGEQQRVAIARALVNNPSILFADEPCANLDTVTSKTILDLFERLNEERGQTIVMVTHEDWHIDYFCRVIYLKDGLIERTDECVPRRMRKER